CATCCGCGAGAGTGACGAGACCTGCGCCTGCTGCAACCGCAACACGGGGTGGATCTACACCGCTACTTTCTTCACGGCCCAGGATGTCAGCGGGAGGTTCTGCCCCTGGTGCATCGCCGACGGCAGTGCCGCTGAACGATTCGAAGGTGAATTTACCGACGCATACGGGCTCGACGGCGTCAGCGAGGAAACCCTGGTGCAGGTCACCCGCCGCACCCCCGGTTTCCACGCCTGGCAGGATCCGCACTGGCTTGTCCACTGCAACGACGCGGCCGCCTTCATCGGCGAGGTCGGATACACGGAACTGGCAGCCCACCCAGAGGCCC
The Streptomyces sp. NBC_01296 DNA segment above includes these coding regions:
- a CDS encoding CbrC family protein — protein: MSTNLPYFRYHPDPVASESIRESDETCACCNRNTGWIYTATFFTAQDVSGRFCPWCIADGSAAERFEGEFTDAYGLDGVSEETLVQVTRRTPGFHAWQDPHWLVHCNDAAAFIGEVGYTELAAHPEALDQLRLDLRMSGWHDASQLDTFLTHLGQGASAMLFRCTVCGTHLAYADAS